The following are encoded together in the Desulfatibacillum aliphaticivorans DSM 15576 genome:
- a CDS encoding DUF3696 domain-containing protein produces MIEEIKVNQLSESRQEYEVRVRTKGSKDWVDLPDVGFGVSQVLPVLVQCFYAPPGSIIIMEQPEIHLHPKAQALLADVMIDVINSRENGADRNIQLIIETHSEHFLRRLQRRIAEDALEEDSVSAYFANNDRTPAKLVPLEIDDYGNILNWPDDFFGDEMGDITAQAKAAMKKRMRDSDEEALE; encoded by the coding sequence TTGATTGAAGAAATCAAGGTCAACCAATTATCCGAGTCCCGCCAGGAATACGAAGTGAGGGTGCGCACCAAAGGATCCAAAGACTGGGTCGATTTGCCGGACGTGGGTTTCGGCGTTTCACAGGTCTTGCCTGTGCTTGTGCAATGCTTTTACGCCCCTCCGGGCTCCATCATCATTATGGAACAGCCGGAAATCCATCTTCATCCTAAGGCCCAAGCCCTGTTGGCGGATGTCATGATTGATGTCATCAACTCCCGGGAAAACGGGGCGGACAGGAATATTCAACTAATCATCGAAACCCATTCAGAACATTTTCTCAGGAGGCTCCAAAGGCGAATCGCCGAGGACGCTCTGGAGGAAGATAGTGTTTCCGCCTATTTCGCTAACAACGACAGAACTCCGGCAAAACTTGTTCCTCTTGAAATTGACGACTATGGAAACATTCTCAACTGGCCGGATGATTTTTTCGGCGATGAAATGGGAGATATAACCGCCCAGGCCAAAGCGGCCATGAAAAAACGGATGAGGGATAGCGACGAGGAGGCATTGGAATGA
- a CDS encoding GNAT family N-acetyltransferase yields the protein MNIRPYEDKDWPRIWEIVGEVFRQGETYAYSPDITEEEAHHAWIEYPAQTFTVEDDQGAILGTYYIKPNQPGLGAHVCNCGYITAPEARGKGLARAMCEHSQDQARKMGFKAMQYNLVVSTNTVAVDLWKKLGFEEIGVLPKAFNHKKLGFVDALILYKLLD from the coding sequence ATGAATATTCGTCCATATGAAGATAAAGACTGGCCCAGGATATGGGAGATTGTCGGAGAGGTGTTCAGGCAGGGGGAGACCTACGCCTATTCCCCGGACATCACCGAAGAGGAAGCCCATCACGCCTGGATCGAATATCCGGCCCAAACCTTTACGGTGGAAGACGATCAGGGAGCTATCCTCGGCACCTATTATATCAAGCCGAATCAGCCGGGTCTGGGCGCCCATGTGTGCAATTGCGGCTACATCACAGCGCCGGAAGCCCGGGGCAAGGGCCTGGCGCGGGCCATGTGCGAACACTCCCAGGACCAAGCCCGTAAAATGGGATTCAAGGCCATGCAGTACAATCTGGTGGTCTCCACCAACACCGTGGCCGTGGATTTGTGGAAAAAGTTAGGCTTCGAGGAAATCGGCGTGCTGCCCAAGGCTTTCAATCATAAAAAGCTGGGCTTTGTGGACGCTTTGATATTGTATAAGCTGCTGGACTAA
- the sppA gene encoding signal peptide peptidase SppA gives MKKSFILLIALIVFLLPGCSPSFNLFKDASDPLKEHAVSGEGKDKILMITVAGVISDTPSNELFSSKPSVVQEVVSQLRMAEEDDAVKAVVIKVDSPGGTATASDILYHEIKEFKEKTGKKVMCVFMNVAASGGYYMSLPADRIVAHPTSITGSVGVIMVQPAFKDLMDKVGVGMRVSKSGRNKDMGSPFRDPTDEEVRLLNGVINDLAEQFVGHVKDHRNLTPEALEEVRTARIFVASKALELGLIDEVAYLPQAIDEAKEMAGIPEDSKVVVYRRSKIANDTVYNVAGSQSSAKGALVNVNFPMGYSDLPMGFYYLWAPAAQ, from the coding sequence ATGAAAAAATCCTTTATCCTGCTGATTGCACTCATTGTTTTTCTGCTTCCCGGATGCTCTCCCAGCTTCAACCTGTTCAAGGACGCTTCCGATCCGCTGAAGGAGCACGCCGTCTCCGGCGAGGGCAAAGACAAAATCCTCATGATCACCGTGGCCGGCGTTATTTCCGACACGCCTTCCAACGAGCTTTTTTCCTCCAAGCCCAGCGTGGTGCAGGAAGTGGTTTCCCAGCTTCGCATGGCGGAGGAGGACGACGCCGTCAAAGCAGTGGTCATCAAGGTGGACTCCCCCGGGGGGACGGCCACTGCCAGCGATATCCTGTATCATGAGATTAAGGAGTTTAAGGAAAAAACCGGCAAAAAGGTCATGTGCGTGTTCATGAACGTGGCCGCGTCCGGCGGATATTACATGTCCCTGCCCGCGGACCGCATTGTGGCTCACCCCACAAGCATCACGGGCTCCGTGGGCGTCATCATGGTGCAGCCCGCCTTTAAGGACCTGATGGATAAGGTCGGAGTTGGGATGCGTGTGAGCAAGTCCGGCAGAAACAAGGATATGGGCTCCCCCTTCCGCGATCCCACGGACGAGGAAGTCCGGCTGCTTAACGGCGTGATCAATGATCTGGCCGAACAGTTTGTGGGACACGTGAAAGATCACCGCAACCTCACCCCGGAAGCTCTGGAGGAAGTCCGCACGGCCCGGATCTTTGTGGCTTCCAAAGCCCTGGAGCTTGGCCTGATCGACGAGGTGGCCTATCTGCCCCAAGCTATTGATGAGGCCAAGGAAATGGCAGGAATCCCCGAGGACTCCAAAGTGGTGGTTTATCGCCGTTCCAAAATCGCCAACGACACGGTGTACAATGTCGCCGGGTCCCAAAGCAGCGCCAAAGGCGCCCTGGTGAACGTCAACTTCCCCATGGGGTACTCCGACCTGCCCATGGGCTTTTATTATTTATGGGCCCCTGCAGCCCAATAG
- a CDS encoding HAD family hydrolase: MQYKAVIFDLDGTLLNTLDDLADSANRALAARGFPTYTVDEYKYFIGDGAEMLVRRALPEGAQDDDAVFGVLDAFKEDYSRNWNVKTRIYEGVNDLLTAVDGMGVRKAILSNKPHEYTLLCVEEYFAPGTFEMVLGMRPEVPKKPDPAGAFEIVQSLSLKPEECVFLGDSSTDIHTAKNANMLAVGALWGFRTADELTQAGAQVEIRTPMELMNHLKR; the protein is encoded by the coding sequence ATGCAATACAAAGCAGTTATTTTCGATCTGGATGGAACCCTGTTGAACACTCTGGACGACCTGGCGGACTCGGCCAACCGTGCCCTGGCCGCCAGGGGCTTCCCCACATACACGGTGGACGAGTATAAATACTTCATCGGCGACGGCGCGGAAATGCTGGTGCGCCGCGCCCTGCCCGAGGGCGCTCAGGACGACGACGCGGTCTTCGGGGTGCTGGACGCCTTTAAAGAGGATTACAGCCGCAACTGGAACGTTAAAACCCGCATTTACGAAGGAGTGAACGACCTGCTCACCGCCGTGGACGGCATGGGCGTCAGAAAAGCGATCCTTTCCAACAAGCCCCACGAGTACACCCTTTTATGCGTGGAGGAATACTTCGCCCCCGGAACCTTTGAAATGGTCCTGGGCATGCGGCCTGAAGTTCCCAAAAAGCCGGACCCGGCGGGGGCCTTTGAAATCGTTCAATCCCTGTCCCTCAAGCCCGAGGAATGCGTGTTCCTGGGAGACAGCTCCACGGATATTCATACGGCGAAAAACGCCAACATGCTGGCCGTAGGGGCCTTGTGGGGATTCCGGACGGCCGACGAACTCACCCAGGCCGGCGCCCAGGTGGAAATCCGCACCCCCATGGAATTGATGAACCACCTGAAAAGATAG
- a CDS encoding MBL fold metallo-hydrolase, whose amino-acid sequence MPDLDLVPLSDKLFLVTAPNQGRFPFSYSFLIKGEKTALIDTGCGLDLCRALRDEFAIDAVYNSHAHPDHIAGNFIFKGIDLMVPDVLSQETGTLDILAARLIKDNLEVADFWKGFVKKFTGIQDYEVTGVFSDGDLLDFGGITLQAIHCPGHLADHFCFWEPENKILLSFDIDMTSFGPFYGNPEADINDFRHSMDKLIALEPAIVASSHKPPVTENAVQALIEFKSLLDRNEKAVLDALDSPKSFEEILAEKPLYKKYFPGGELLYAFFEGNMISSHLDELQSQGRVAHSNGKYQKI is encoded by the coding sequence ATGCCCGACCTGGACCTCGTTCCCCTGTCCGACAAGCTCTTTTTGGTCACTGCCCCCAACCAGGGCCGATTTCCTTTTTCCTATTCCTTTTTAATCAAAGGCGAAAAAACCGCGCTCATCGATACAGGCTGCGGCCTGGATCTCTGCCGCGCCCTGCGGGATGAGTTTGCAATTGATGCGGTGTACAATTCTCATGCCCACCCGGACCATATCGCGGGCAATTTCATCTTTAAAGGCATCGACCTGATGGTTCCGGACGTGCTTTCCCAGGAAACCGGAACCCTGGACATTTTAGCGGCCCGTCTCATCAAGGACAATCTTGAAGTGGCAGACTTCTGGAAAGGCTTTGTCAAAAAATTCACGGGCATTCAGGACTACGAAGTCACCGGCGTGTTTTCGGACGGCGACCTTTTGGACTTTGGGGGGATAACGCTTCAGGCGATTCATTGCCCCGGGCATTTGGCGGACCATTTTTGCTTTTGGGAGCCTGAAAACAAAATTCTGCTGTCCTTTGACATCGACATGACCAGCTTTGGCCCTTTCTACGGCAATCCCGAGGCGGACATCAACGATTTTAGACATTCCATGGACAAGCTCATCGCCCTGGAGCCCGCTATCGTAGCCAGCTCCCACAAGCCGCCGGTGACGGAAAACGCGGTGCAGGCGCTCATTGAATTTAAAAGCCTGTTGGACCGCAACGAAAAAGCCGTCCTGGACGCCCTGGACTCCCCCAAGTCCTTTGAAGAAATCCTGGCCGAAAAGCCCCTTTACAAAAAATACTTCCCCGGCGGGGAACTCCTTTACGCCTTTTTTGAAGGCAACATGATTTCCAGCCATTTGGATGAACTCCAAAGCCAGGGCAGGGTGGCTCATTCCAACGGCAAATATCAGAAAATATAA
- the folE2 gene encoding GTP cyclohydrolase FolE2: protein MIDVQSQYDDRNMPINKVGIKNLRYPITVLDKEKRFQPTVATINMYVDLPHEYKGTHMSRFVEMLHDTKPQVSLKTFSVLLDQMKKLLNAASAHIEMTFPYFIEKKAPMSGSLGLMDYTCCLKGSSDAQDQVDLILEISVPITSVCPCSKEISDEGAHNQRGEVKLATRFEKFRWIEDMIELVEKAASCDVYSVLKRVDEKYVTERAFRRPRFVEDVVRDIACVLSQDKNIKWFSVSAENFESIHNHSAYASITSDQ, encoded by the coding sequence ATGATTGACGTACAAAGCCAGTATGACGACCGGAATATGCCCATCAACAAGGTGGGAATCAAAAATCTTCGCTACCCCATTACGGTTCTTGACAAGGAAAAGCGATTTCAGCCCACGGTCGCCACGATCAATATGTATGTGGACCTGCCTCATGAATATAAGGGCACCCACATGAGCCGTTTCGTGGAAATGCTCCATGACACCAAGCCCCAGGTCTCCCTCAAAACCTTTTCCGTGCTTTTGGATCAGATGAAAAAACTCCTCAATGCAGCCAGCGCGCACATTGAGATGACCTTTCCCTATTTCATTGAGAAAAAAGCCCCCATGAGCGGCTCTTTGGGGCTCATGGATTATACCTGCTGCCTTAAGGGCTCCAGCGACGCCCAGGACCAGGTGGATTTAATCCTGGAAATCAGCGTGCCCATCACCTCGGTCTGCCCCTGCTCCAAGGAAATCTCGGACGAAGGCGCCCACAATCAGCGCGGCGAGGTCAAATTGGCCACCCGTTTCGAAAAGTTCAGGTGGATTGAGGACATGATTGAACTGGTGGAAAAGGCGGCCTCGTGCGACGTATACTCGGTCCTGAAAAGGGTGGACGAAAAATATGTGACCGAGCGGGCGTTCCGCCGCCCCAGATTTGTGGAAGACGTGGTGCGCGACATTGCCTGTGTGCTTTCGCAAGACAAAAATATCAAGTGGTTTTCCGTAAGCGCCGAGAATTTTGAGTCCATCCATAACCACAGCGCCTACGCCTCCATTACCAGCGACCAATAA
- a CDS encoding ATP-binding protein, which produces MSRFARVHGVKRATGAFKVLNRQVGKAQEAYDMIQEGDRVAVGISGGKDSFTLMWILQERLSRIPVKYHLEGIHIDPGFDDSSADQIAQYCESMNYRLRVEKTDFGIRAHSDENRENPCFLCSRLRRQRIFELAQEMGCTKIAFGHHKDDLIETLFLNMCYTGEIATMMPYQEFFGGEITVIRPLAYTDEKNIAYFARAMNMPEIENACPTSGASKREEIKQLLEGLYKQNPKIRGNLFRSMSRVKTDYLLK; this is translated from the coding sequence ATGAGCCGATTTGCCAGGGTCCATGGCGTAAAACGCGCCACCGGCGCCTTTAAAGTCCTGAACAGGCAGGTAGGCAAAGCCCAGGAAGCCTATGACATGATTCAGGAAGGCGACCGGGTGGCCGTGGGAATTTCCGGCGGCAAGGACAGTTTCACCCTCATGTGGATTTTGCAGGAGCGCCTGTCGCGAATTCCCGTGAAGTACCACCTTGAGGGCATACACATAGACCCTGGATTCGACGACTCGAGCGCGGATCAAATCGCGCAATATTGCGAAAGCATGAACTACCGCCTCCGGGTGGAAAAAACCGATTTCGGCATTCGCGCGCACAGCGATGAAAACAGGGAAAATCCCTGTTTTTTATGTTCCAGGCTCAGGCGGCAGAGGATATTTGAACTGGCCCAGGAAATGGGCTGCACCAAAATCGCTTTTGGCCACCATAAAGACGACTTGATAGAGACCTTGTTCCTGAATATGTGCTATACGGGCGAAATCGCAACCATGATGCCGTATCAGGAATTTTTCGGGGGGGAAATAACGGTGATCCGGCCCCTGGCGTATACGGACGAAAAAAACATCGCCTATTTCGCCAGGGCCATGAACATGCCTGAAATCGAGAACGCCTGTCCGACTTCCGGCGCCTCCAAACGTGAGGAAATAAAACAGCTCCTGGAAGGGCTGTATAAGCAGAATCCGAAAATCAGGGGAAACCTTTTTCGCTCCATGAGCCGGGTAAAAACCGATTACCTGTTGAAATGA
- the rpoZ gene encoding DNA-directed RNA polymerase subunit omega — protein sequence MARITIEDCLKRVPNRFLLVHMAAKRVRQMREGSEYLVSSPKNEDIVVALREIAADKVYVDKNMPDEL from the coding sequence ATGGCCCGCATCACCATTGAAGATTGCCTGAAGCGCGTTCCCAATCGTTTTCTGCTGGTTCATATGGCGGCCAAACGCGTCAGGCAAATGCGCGAAGGCTCCGAATATCTGGTGAGTTCTCCCAAGAACGAAGACATTGTCGTGGCTCTGCGTGAAATCGCAGCGGACAAGGTCTACGTGGATAAGAATATGCCCGACGAATTGTAA
- the greA gene encoding transcription elongation factor GreA, with protein MERTPITPEGLERLQNELVQLKTVERPRNIQDIEEARAHGDLSENAEYHAAKERQGFIAGRIAELEYKVASADVIDPSTQKGDTAVFGATVVLENIDTGEEVSYQLLGPDESNIQAGKISVTSPLGKALVGKKPGDEVKVQTPGGQRHFEVVEIQ; from the coding sequence TTGGAACGCACACCCATCACCCCCGAAGGATTGGAAAGACTCCAAAACGAGTTGGTCCAACTGAAGACCGTGGAACGCCCCAGGAACATCCAGGACATTGAAGAAGCAAGGGCGCACGGAGACCTGAGCGAAAACGCCGAGTATCATGCGGCCAAGGAGCGTCAGGGCTTTATTGCGGGCCGCATTGCCGAGTTGGAGTATAAGGTCGCCAGCGCCGACGTCATCGACCCCTCCACCCAAAAGGGGGATACCGCAGTATTTGGAGCCACGGTCGTCCTTGAGAATATCGACACGGGCGAGGAAGTGAGCTATCAGCTTTTAGGCCCGGACGAATCCAACATTCAGGCTGGCAAGATTTCCGTCACCTCTCCCTTAGGCAAAGCCCTGGTGGGGAAGAAGCCCGGGGATGAGGTCAAGGTGCAGACTCCCGGGGGCCAAAGGCATTTTGAAGTCGTGGAGATTCAATAG
- a CDS encoding 3-isopropylmalate dehydrogenase, with product MSKTHKIAIVGGDGTGPEVVAEGVKVLKAAGERGNISYEFVEFPLGGENYMKTGDLLTQETLDSLKTMDAIYLGAIGHPDVKPGILEKGILLDLRFSLDQYINLRPVKLYEGVDTPLKDKGPEDIDFVVVRENTEGLYAGAGGVLKKGTLDEVAVQESINTRKGAERCIRYAFEYCQKRNNKKGKKVTLCGKTNVLTFAFDLWERVFYEVAKEYPDIEADYAHVDATCMWMVKNPEWFDVIVTDNMFGDIITDLGAMIQGGMGIAAGGNINPEGVSMFEPIGGSAPKYTGMGIINPIAAIGAGQIMLDTLGETEAASWIEQGIIKVLRDDLKDLGAGKMGFSTSEVGDLIADFVKNSAK from the coding sequence ATGTCCAAAACACACAAAATCGCCATAGTGGGGGGAGATGGCACTGGCCCGGAGGTTGTTGCAGAAGGCGTCAAGGTTTTAAAAGCCGCTGGAGAAAGAGGAAATATCTCCTATGAATTTGTGGAATTTCCCCTTGGCGGCGAAAACTACATGAAAACCGGCGACCTTCTTACCCAGGAAACCCTGGATAGCCTTAAAACCATGGACGCCATTTATCTTGGCGCCATCGGCCACCCGGACGTTAAACCCGGAATCCTTGAAAAAGGCATTCTTTTGGACCTTCGCTTTTCCTTGGATCAGTATATTAACCTTCGTCCCGTCAAACTTTACGAAGGGGTGGACACTCCTTTGAAGGACAAAGGGCCGGAGGACATTGATTTTGTGGTCGTCCGTGAAAACACCGAGGGCTTGTACGCAGGCGCAGGCGGCGTGCTGAAAAAAGGCACCCTGGACGAAGTGGCGGTTCAGGAATCCATCAACACGCGGAAAGGCGCGGAGCGCTGCATCCGGTACGCCTTTGAATACTGCCAAAAGCGCAACAACAAAAAGGGCAAAAAAGTCACCCTGTGCGGCAAGACCAACGTTCTCACCTTTGCATTCGATCTGTGGGAAAGGGTCTTTTACGAAGTGGCCAAGGAATATCCGGACATCGAAGCGGATTACGCCCACGTGGACGCCACCTGCATGTGGATGGTCAAGAATCCCGAATGGTTTGACGTGATCGTGACGGACAACATGTTCGGCGACATCATCACGGACCTGGGCGCCATGATCCAGGGCGGCATGGGGATCGCCGCCGGCGGAAACATCAACCCCGAAGGGGTGTCCATGTTCGAGCCCATCGGCGGCTCGGCGCCCAAGTACACGGGCATGGGGATCATCAACCCCATCGCAGCCATTGGCGCCGGCCAGATCATGCTGGACACCCTGGGCGAAACCGAGGCTGCATCCTGGATCGAGCAAGGCATCATCAAGGTTCTGAGAGACGATCTCAAGGATCTGGGCGCCGGTAAAATGGGCTTCTCCACCTCCGAGGTGGGGGATCTCATTGCAGACTTTGTCAAGAATTCGGCGAAATAG
- the pssA gene encoding CDP-diacylglycerol--serine O-phosphatidyltransferase yields the protein MKNKNKDGRKRRFDMHKGVYVLPNFVTSLNLFFGFFAVISATQGDYVKAAFCVLIAGVFDNLDGKVARATNTTSQFGVEYDSLADLVSFGLAPGLTMFLWALQPLGRIGWLAAFLFVACGALRLARFNTQTAVVSSDYFVGLPIPAGAGMAVTTILFYDKLGWVQANGQVLSGHRVLMLVLLFALGFLMVSTVKYNSFKKPEMFRNKNFYVLICLILFVALIAMAPKLVLFLIALTYVSSGPIMLLVNRRRPPKNDDSKSELENLN from the coding sequence ATGAAGAATAAGAACAAAGACGGCCGAAAAAGGCGTTTTGACATGCACAAGGGAGTGTATGTCCTGCCAAATTTTGTAACCTCCCTCAATTTGTTTTTCGGTTTTTTCGCCGTGATTTCAGCTACGCAGGGGGATTATGTAAAGGCTGCTTTTTGCGTTCTTATTGCAGGGGTTTTCGATAATCTGGACGGCAAGGTGGCCCGGGCCACCAACACCACCAGCCAGTTCGGCGTGGAGTACGATTCCCTGGCCGACCTGGTTTCTTTCGGCCTGGCGCCCGGCCTGACCATGTTCTTGTGGGCGCTTCAACCTCTTGGGCGGATCGGCTGGCTGGCCGCATTCTTGTTCGTGGCCTGCGGGGCTTTGCGTTTGGCCCGGTTCAACACCCAAACGGCCGTGGTCAGCAGCGATTACTTTGTGGGCTTGCCCATCCCCGCTGGCGCCGGCATGGCCGTGACCACCATTTTGTTTTACGACAAGCTGGGTTGGGTGCAGGCAAACGGCCAGGTTTTGTCCGGCCACCGGGTTTTGATGCTGGTCCTGCTTTTCGCCCTGGGTTTTTTAATGGTTTCCACAGTCAAGTACAATAGCTTTAAAAAGCCGGAAATGTTCCGGAATAAGAATTTTTACGTGTTGATTTGCCTGATTTTATTCGTGGCGCTCATTGCCATGGCGCCCAAACTGGTGTTGTTTCTCATTGCTCTGACTTACGTGAGTTCCGGCCCCATTATGCTCTTGGTTAATAGGAGGAGGCCGCCAAAAAACGACGATTCAAAATCAGAGCTTGAAAATTTGAATTAG
- a CDS encoding phosphatidylserine decarboxylase family protein → MEKYTYPDPPSDRALPIANAGWPIILAAGFTTLLMAILDYKVLALLLYVFTMFSCYFFRDPDRLAPEEENAVVSPADGKVLFVNVVDSNPFIEGRALKISIFMSVFNVHVNRNPMNGTVKRIIYNPGKFFRANLDKASQENEHNAVVLDCNGREICYVQIAGLVARRILCGIKPGDEVVKGERFGMIRFGSRLDVYLPVGFDPCVLPGDKVFAGSTVIGNMP, encoded by the coding sequence ATGGAAAAATATACATATCCGGATCCCCCAAGCGACAGAGCCCTGCCCATCGCCAACGCCGGATGGCCGATTATTCTTGCAGCAGGTTTTACTACGCTGCTAATGGCGATTCTGGATTATAAAGTTCTTGCTTTGCTGCTATATGTGTTTACGATGTTTTCATGCTACTTCTTCAGGGACCCGGACCGGCTTGCCCCTGAAGAGGAAAACGCCGTGGTTTCTCCCGCGGACGGCAAGGTGCTTTTCGTCAATGTGGTGGATTCCAATCCCTTCATTGAAGGCCGGGCGCTTAAGATCAGCATTTTCATGTCCGTGTTCAACGTCCACGTTAACCGGAATCCCATGAACGGGACGGTCAAACGGATTATATATAATCCGGGCAAGTTTTTCAGGGCCAACCTGGACAAGGCCTCCCAGGAGAACGAACACAACGCCGTTGTTCTGGACTGCAACGGCCGGGAAATCTGTTACGTGCAGATCGCCGGGCTGGTGGCCAGACGGATTTTATGTGGAATTAAACCGGGCGACGAGGTTGTTAAGGGAGAGCGGTTCGGCATGATTCGTTTTGGCTCCCGCCTGGATGTGTACTTGCCGGTAGGCTTTGACCCCTGCGTACTGCCAGGGGACAAGGTTTTCGCCGGATCAACCGTGATAGGGAATATGCCATGA
- the tsaB gene encoding tRNA (adenosine(37)-N6)-threonylcarbamoyltransferase complex dimerization subunit type 1 TsaB has translation MIVLAMDTAALGFGVVVVEDGRVLAREQGERSRSHARSLMDAVQNVLNEAGLKPAQVDGLAVTCGPGSFTGLRIGIASAKGLASALNIPVYGVSTLYALAKAAQPCNLPVQAAMDARKGQVYAAEFRPSDNGLVQTSPEAAKSPEQWICEVSEQSLFIGDGAALYREFIEAELGGKARFAPEDLNRIDITVVADIAAKAIKEGKACSAADLKATYIRKSDAKLPKIPQAV, from the coding sequence ATGATCGTTCTGGCCATGGATACGGCCGCCCTGGGGTTTGGCGTGGTTGTGGTTGAAGACGGCCGGGTGCTGGCCCGGGAGCAGGGGGAGCGGTCCCGCTCCCATGCCAGGAGCCTTATGGATGCGGTCCAAAACGTGTTGAACGAGGCGGGGCTTAAGCCGGCTCAGGTGGATGGCTTGGCCGTGACCTGCGGCCCGGGCAGCTTTACGGGCCTGCGCATCGGCATTGCTTCCGCCAAAGGGCTGGCTTCGGCCTTGAACATCCCGGTGTACGGAGTGTCCACACTATACGCTTTGGCGAAAGCCGCCCAGCCCTGCAACCTGCCCGTTCAGGCCGCCATGGACGCCCGGAAAGGGCAGGTGTATGCAGCCGAATTCCGGCCGAGCGATAACGGGCTGGTGCAAACGAGCCCGGAAGCCGCCAAATCGCCGGAGCAATGGATTTGCGAAGTCAGTGAACAAAGCCTGTTTATTGGAGACGGCGCCGCCCTGTACCGGGAGTTCATTGAAGCTGAATTGGGCGGTAAGGCGCGCTTCGCCCCGGAGGACTTGAACAGAATCGACATCACCGTGGTTGCAGACATTGCCGCAAAGGCCATAAAAGAGGGCAAGGCATGCAGCGCTGCGGATCTCAAGGCGACCTACATTAGAAAGTCCGACGCCAAACTGCCGAAAATTCCTCAGGCCGTGTAA